A genomic stretch from Apis cerana isolate GH-2021 linkage group LG9, AcerK_1.0, whole genome shotgun sequence includes:
- the LOC133666646 gene encoding uncharacterized protein LOC133666646 isoform X1 — MKEILLPLKKPGDPMIPWQLMKFYKEILNEMAQSLITDKMEEEDRFGEEFFAFESVEKDTMKKSEKRGYKLKKRKKRRTNQSVQSKKTSVRGSSRRRKKNEIASDLSTTDSERRNCPTFSIFDETLLSDIPLPTTDPEEIQRLLFCYIDNLHKNPDLRSKMKDPVKELFESVEKKSEIDIPDLEKRLPEKKVCIVFHGAPFTEYQETACRSAKVLGIPVLDIDKGITEIIAFNKSTCAIQLRQIIDDVHQKYIEAFEKWKQHLEQESTEVESESSKKASTKETSSRKKISRKEKASKNSPKKNMSSPISTKKVDTEVSVLQEAIIRILPDPDPMTEFSKIPPSEKLELLDPLTRYEYKIQTILLLEKILDLRESPKVKGKSPRKKEETVSFSFRDIDPELIAEVLQQRFFIMIFKRGKLEELLNIRDETIRRLSSEDFKRGFVVQSLKSNFFQNNILDALLAVLRIIGYIEYFLFVTFLNSMSCYDNKVEQRTKEIEKEMPDPKQRIREIDEMSASEYDQLSNEDKKMYINTILPRKREEAARRRTRFMERMIERTKRKEVSKIKISKRVSKRSTKPLKTIREEASPTTKSKVPRSARSRDVGASDTGIREVTDSNILQQLSCKNTSI; from the exons ATGAAGGAAATACTGCTGCCTCTAAAGAAGCCTGGCGATCCGATGATACCATGGCAgttgatgaaattttacaaagagATATTGAACGAAATGGCCCAGTCGTTAATTACGGACAAGATGGAGGAAGAGGATCGATTTGGCGAGGAATTTTTCGCGTTCGAGAGCGTCGAGAAGGACACGATGAAGAAGAGCGAGAAGAGAGGGTACAAgttaaagaagagaaagaaacggaGGACGAATCAGTCCGTGCAGAGTAAGAAAACGAGTGTTCGTGGATCTAGTCGTCGTCGAAAGAAGAACGAGATTGCCAGCGATTTGTCCACCACGGATTCCGAAAGGAGAAACTGTCCtaccttttcaatttttgatgaaactCTGCTGAGCGATATTCCCCTACCCACGACCGATCCCGAGGAAATTCAACGTCTTCTcttct GTTACATCGACAATCTCCATAAGAATCCAGATTTACGGTCGAAAATGAAAGATCCGGTGAAAGAACTTTTCGAGAGCGTGGAGAAAAAATCGGAAATCGATATTCCAGATTTGGAAAAGAGATTGCCCGAGAAGAAAGTGTGCATCGTTTTCCATGGAGCACCTTTTACGG AGTATCAAGAGACTGCGTGCAGAAGCGCCAAAGTCTTGGGAATTCCTGTTCTCGATATCGATAAAGGGATCACCGAAATAATCGCGTTCAACAAGAGCACGTGCGCGATTCAGCTTCGACAGATCATCGACGACGTCCATCAAAAATACATCGAGGCTTTCGAGAAATGGAA gCAACACTTGGAGCAGGAAAGCACCGAGGTCGAATCAGAGTCGAGCAAAAAGGCGTCGACCAAAGAAACTTCGagtagaaaaaagatttctcgGAAAGAGAAAGCATCGAAAAATTCACCGAAGAAGAACATGTCGTCTCCTATATCCACTAAGAAAGTCGATACTGAAGTGTCGGTACTGCAAGAGGCGATCATTCGGATTCTCCCGGATCCTGACCCCATGAcggaattttctaaaattccaCCCAGCGAGAAATTGGAGTTGCTCGACCCTTTGACCAGATACGAGTACAAGATTCAAACTATTTTGTTGCTCGAGAAGATCCTCGATCTTCGTGAATCGCCCAAAGTGAAAGGGAAGAGTCcgaggaaaaaggaggaaaccGTTTCTTTCTCGTTCCGCGACATTGATCCCGAATTAATAGCTGAAGTTCTTCAACAGAGGttctttattatgatttttaagagggggaaattggaagaattattaaacattcgaGATGAAACGATTCGCAGATTGTCTTCGGAGGATTTCAAGCGAGGTTTCGTCGTGCAAAGTTTGAAGAGCAATTTCTTCCAAAATAACATATTGGACGCTTTGCTCGCTGTATTACGGATCATCGGTTACATCGAATACTTCCTGTTCGTCACGTTTCTTAACTCGATGTCTTGCTACGACAACAAAGTCGAGCAACGTACGAAAGAAATCG AGAAAGAAATGCCCGATCCGAAGCAAAGGATACGAGAAATCGACGAGATGTCGGCATCCGAGTACGATCAACTTTCCAACGAGGATAAGAAGATGTATATAAATACCATTCTACCCCGTAAAAGGGAGGAAGCGGCTCGCAGGCGAACTCGATTTATGGAACGAATGATAGAACGTACAAAGAGGAAG gaagtttcgaaaataaagatatccaAACGGGTATCGAAACGAAGCACGAAACCGTTGAAGACAATAAGGGAA GAAGCATCCCCTACAACCAAGTCCAAAGTGCCACGAAGCGCTAGATCCAGAGACGTGGGTGCTTCCGACACGGGGATCCGAGAGGTAACAGATTCCAATATTTTGCAACAATTATCGTGCAAAAATACATCTATATAG
- the LOC133666646 gene encoding uncharacterized protein LOC133666646 isoform X2: protein MKEILLPLKKPGDPMIPWQLMKFYKEILNEMAQSLITDKMEEEDRFGEEFFAFESVEKDTMKKSEKRGYKLKKRKKRRTNQSVQSKKTSVRGSSRRRKKNEIASDLSTTDSERRNCPTFSIFDETLLSDIPLPTTDPEEIQRLLFCYIDNLHKNPDLRSKMKDPVKELFESVEKKSEIDIPDLEKRLPEKKVCIVFHGAPFTEYQETACRSAKVLGIPVLDIDKGITEIIAFNKSTCAIQLRQIIDDVHQKYIEAFEKWKQHLEQESTEVESESSKKASTKETSSRKKISRKEKASKNSPKKNMSSPISTKKVDTEVSVLQEAIIRILPDPDPMTEFSKIPPSEKLELLDPLTRYEYKIQTILLLEKILDLRESPKVKGKSPRKKEETVSFSFRDIDPELIAEVLQQRLSSEDFKRGFVVQSLKSNFFQNNILDALLAVLRIIGYIEYFLFVTFLNSMSCYDNKVEQRTKEIEKEMPDPKQRIREIDEMSASEYDQLSNEDKKMYINTILPRKREEAARRRTRFMERMIERTKRKEVSKIKISKRVSKRSTKPLKTIREEASPTTKSKVPRSARSRDVGASDTGIREVTDSNILQQLSCKNTSI from the exons ATGAAGGAAATACTGCTGCCTCTAAAGAAGCCTGGCGATCCGATGATACCATGGCAgttgatgaaattttacaaagagATATTGAACGAAATGGCCCAGTCGTTAATTACGGACAAGATGGAGGAAGAGGATCGATTTGGCGAGGAATTTTTCGCGTTCGAGAGCGTCGAGAAGGACACGATGAAGAAGAGCGAGAAGAGAGGGTACAAgttaaagaagagaaagaaacggaGGACGAATCAGTCCGTGCAGAGTAAGAAAACGAGTGTTCGTGGATCTAGTCGTCGTCGAAAGAAGAACGAGATTGCCAGCGATTTGTCCACCACGGATTCCGAAAGGAGAAACTGTCCtaccttttcaatttttgatgaaactCTGCTGAGCGATATTCCCCTACCCACGACCGATCCCGAGGAAATTCAACGTCTTCTcttct GTTACATCGACAATCTCCATAAGAATCCAGATTTACGGTCGAAAATGAAAGATCCGGTGAAAGAACTTTTCGAGAGCGTGGAGAAAAAATCGGAAATCGATATTCCAGATTTGGAAAAGAGATTGCCCGAGAAGAAAGTGTGCATCGTTTTCCATGGAGCACCTTTTACGG AGTATCAAGAGACTGCGTGCAGAAGCGCCAAAGTCTTGGGAATTCCTGTTCTCGATATCGATAAAGGGATCACCGAAATAATCGCGTTCAACAAGAGCACGTGCGCGATTCAGCTTCGACAGATCATCGACGACGTCCATCAAAAATACATCGAGGCTTTCGAGAAATGGAA gCAACACTTGGAGCAGGAAAGCACCGAGGTCGAATCAGAGTCGAGCAAAAAGGCGTCGACCAAAGAAACTTCGagtagaaaaaagatttctcgGAAAGAGAAAGCATCGAAAAATTCACCGAAGAAGAACATGTCGTCTCCTATATCCACTAAGAAAGTCGATACTGAAGTGTCGGTACTGCAAGAGGCGATCATTCGGATTCTCCCGGATCCTGACCCCATGAcggaattttctaaaattccaCCCAGCGAGAAATTGGAGTTGCTCGACCCTTTGACCAGATACGAGTACAAGATTCAAACTATTTTGTTGCTCGAGAAGATCCTCGATCTTCGTGAATCGCCCAAAGTGAAAGGGAAGAGTCcgaggaaaaaggaggaaaccGTTTCTTTCTCGTTCCGCGACATTGATCCCGAATTAATAGCTGAAGTTCTTCAACAGAG ATTGTCTTCGGAGGATTTCAAGCGAGGTTTCGTCGTGCAAAGTTTGAAGAGCAATTTCTTCCAAAATAACATATTGGACGCTTTGCTCGCTGTATTACGGATCATCGGTTACATCGAATACTTCCTGTTCGTCACGTTTCTTAACTCGATGTCTTGCTACGACAACAAAGTCGAGCAACGTACGAAAGAAATCG AGAAAGAAATGCCCGATCCGAAGCAAAGGATACGAGAAATCGACGAGATGTCGGCATCCGAGTACGATCAACTTTCCAACGAGGATAAGAAGATGTATATAAATACCATTCTACCCCGTAAAAGGGAGGAAGCGGCTCGCAGGCGAACTCGATTTATGGAACGAATGATAGAACGTACAAAGAGGAAG gaagtttcgaaaataaagatatccaAACGGGTATCGAAACGAAGCACGAAACCGTTGAAGACAATAAGGGAA GAAGCATCCCCTACAACCAAGTCCAAAGTGCCACGAAGCGCTAGATCCAGAGACGTGGGTGCTTCCGACACGGGGATCCGAGAGGTAACAGATTCCAATATTTTGCAACAATTATCGTGCAAAAATACATCTATATAG
- the LOC107993711 gene encoding hydrocephalus-inducing protein homolog, whose product MFVMGETFPLSYVRITCTGQGAVVSTDPSSLDFGRVKVLEEKKMDFELINDSPIPTQFARENQENSSWIMEPEFGDLLPHESKTITIKVFLVNGGVYKERIMLSVIDSRTIHVDVKVIGYGCSVIFTPQIFPVFDWGLLFSHHHINRTITLMNRGTVEYQMIFINEPDIRFRRGQLLTTKSSKFKVEPQIVHIPAGETREVNCRLFWEVNEHVVEKWYVFGQLQDAGKRELIDTSSFTITLTEPYIVFNKKMLEFRVDRCPTEDKLQQTDELLVTNQSNLDLNVHLSIKEPFHLVTSKKKHVQTMKLVLVDKISTKITVFFSFDTNNKNYYSKSYEEVLLFEYREHPNRDKIICKGYVNYPNILIEPNDFIINCELGCSAEKILTLTNNGPVSVIYKFLWLENSIDIKRDTPVKLECPGCPSQEQLESKKDIFVATETGEEPCISDRQNESGNEQSIAPPVNSPVSEKQETTDGNPERNNYPEFRREIRQFLLEIVEEHFEKDDDLIVLQNMSDDPPRIDYINEVLQIIPNEGTVLPYSVQRVHVGFHGFEWLQIKATAVCQILRGPTENVHIFARADNVRYDIDNDVIDFGQQLFLQRQRKCITLKNICTIAFEFEIKDAVKFFDEEFNRFNLHPLKIEPVSGCVNPESCVQFQVDHVAMTLGRIDHYFQLEIAHLMPIIIKIVAYGVFPQVYLCIPKGKLHQHHSIELEYSAIQSLTEDLADDTVEKVVAEKKNDLFETDMDILAAEDWCVISHKETFPRIMDIDMAVERLCAKKFIDENSYILMQHATIQKKEPIPQLFSCEYIIDMNYVIIERIAHYSANIINYGPWIVNMRMKTMGKRDYLGKRGIVVQLMKNTNVPVGDYAVLQVTWYPTQEKFSEKSTNVKYTIYIEVSHGCTIPVTIKGTVTYPYVTVNTKFLDFQDVVVGECLVLNILIKNE is encoded by the exons ATGTTCGTAATGGGAGAGACGTTTCCATTATCGTACGTGAGGATAACGTGCACCGGGCAGGGGGCTGTCGTCTCGACGGATCCAAGCAGCCTGGACTTCGGCAGGGTGAAAGTTCTCGAGGAGAAGAAGATGGATTTCGAGCTGATCAACGATTCACCTATCCCCACTCAATTCGCCAGAGAG AATCAGGAGAACTCGTCGTGGATCATGGAACCAGAGTTTGGTGATCTGTTGCCTCACGAGTCGAAAACGATTACCATCAAAGTGTTCCTGGTGAACGGTGGTGTGTACAAAGAGAGGATCATGTTATCCGTGATCGACAGCAGGACGATCCACGTGGACGTGAAAGTGATCGGATACGGATGCAGCGTGATTTTCACGCCGCAGATCTTCCCTGTCTTCGACTGGGGCCTACTTTTCAG TCATCATCATATAAATCGCACGATAACGCTGATGAATCGAGGCACCGTGGAGtatcaaatgatatttataaacgagCCAGATATACGTTTCCGGCGTGGCCAATTGTTGACGACGAAAAG TAGCAAATTCAAAGTGGAGCCTCAGATCGTTCACATACCCGCCGGAGAAACGAGAGAAGTCAATTGTCGATTATTCTGGGAGGT GAACGAGCACGTGGTGGAAAAATGGTATGTCTTCGGCCAGTTACAAGACGCAGGGAAAAGGGAATTGATCGACACGTCGTCTTTCACGATTACATTGACGGAACCATATATTGTGTTCAATAAAAAGATGCTAGAATTTCGCGTGGACAGGTGCCCCACTGAAGACAAGTTGCAGCAAACAG ATGAATTGCTCGTGACCAATCAGTCGAATCTGGATCTGAATGTGCATCTTTCGATAAAAGAGCCGTTTCATTTGGTAACATCTAAGAAAAAACACGTTCAAACGATGAAACTTGTTCTGGTCGataaaatttccacgaaaattaccgttttcttctccttcgacACAAAcaacaagaattattattcgaaaagttACGAGGAGGTGCTTCTGTTCGAGTATCGGGAACATCCTAATCgt gataaaataatatgcaagGGTTACGTGAATTATCCAAACATTCTCATAGAGCCGaacgattttataattaactgcGAGTTGGGTTGCAGCGCCGAGAAGATATTGACGTTAACTAATAACGGGCCCGTATcggttatatataaattcctgTGGCTCGAAAATTCCATCGATATAAAACGCGATACGCCCGTCAAACTG GAATGCCCTGGGTGCCCGTCGCAGGAGCAATTAGAGTCGAAAAAGGACATCTTCGTGGCAACCGAGACGGGCGAAGAGCCTTGCATAAGCGACAGGCAAAACGAAAGTGGAAACGAACAATCGATAGCGCCACCAGTAAATT CCCCCGTTTCAGAGAAACAAGAAACGACGGATGGGAATCCCGAGAGAAATAACTATCCAGAATTCAGACGAGAAATTAGACAATTTCTATTGGAAATTGTCGAGGAACATTTCGAGAAGGACGATGATCTGATCGTGTTACAAAATATGAGTGACGATCCTCCACGAATCGATTACATCAACGAG GTTTTGCAGATTATTCCAAACGAGGGAACAGTGCTTCCGTATTCCGTGCAACGAGTTCACGTAGGATTTCATGGCTTCGAATGGCTTCAAATAAAAGCTACCGCCGTCTGCCAGATTTTACGGGGCCCGACCGAGAATGTTCATATATTCGCTCGGGCGGATAATGTTCGATACGATATCGACAACGATGTCATCGATTTTGGCCAACAA tTGTTTCTGCAACGCCAACGTAAATGTAtcactttgaaaaatatctgcACGATAGCGTTCGAATTCGAGATAAAAGATGCTGTAAAGTTCTTCGACGAGGAGTTCAATCGTTTCAATTTACATCCGTTAAAGATCGAACCGGTGAGCGGCTGTGTGAATCCTGAATCGTGCGTGCAATTTCAAGTGGATCATGTAGCGATGACGCTTGGTCGTATCGATCATTATTTCCAATTGGag ATTGCTCACTTAATGCCGATCATAATCAAAATAGTCGCTTACGGAGTTTTCCCTCAAGTCTATCTGTGCATTCCTAAAGGAAAATTGCACCAGCACCATTCCATCGAGTTGGAATATTCAGCAATACAATCACTGACGGAAGATCTCGCGGATGAC ACAGTGGAGAAAGTGGTTGCCGAGAAGAAAAACGATTTATTCGAAACGGACATGGACATACTAGCCG CCGAGGATTGGTGCGTTATCTCGCACAAGGAGACGTTTCCACGAATTATGGACATCGACATGGCTGTGGAAAGATTGTGCGCAAAGAAGTTCatcgatgaaaattcataCATCTTAATGCAGCATGCTACGATTCAAAAGAAGGAGCCGATCCCCCAACTTTTTTCATGCGAGTATATTATCG ATATGAATTACGTGATCATCGAACGCATCGCTCATTATTCGgccaatataattaattacgggCCATGGATCGTGAACATGAGAATGAAAACGATGGGAAAAAGAGACTACCTCGGGAAACGCGGTATCGTGGTGCAGTTAATGAAAAACACGAATGTGCCGGTCGGAGATTACGCAGTTTTACAAGTGACTTGGTATCCAACCCAAGAGAAATTCTCCGAGAAGAGCACGAACGTGAAGTACACGATTTACATTGAA gtGTCGCACGGATGCACGATACCTGTGACCATAAAAGGGACAGTAACTTATCCATACGTAACAgtcaatacaaaatttttggatttcCAAGATGTCGTCGTGGGAGAATGTTTGGTTCTTAATATCCTGATCAAAAACGAGTAA
- the LOC133666681 gene encoding hydrocephalus-inducing protein homolog, whose product MEKKTKEGMEEEMKKKIIDHLHEFNMTQIINCFLRDLNKYYTKEEDKEEIIGRPSEYVKQMLMTTEERTQYVIKWRHKLRLPFCINGEHYHFHISPVIVVFQQFTPGVYLSVMVTIRNVTSVSRYVKNIYEINPFFAVDFCGNNFSTMLAPGLSVTYRVKFMPERKEDYHYQLKFATDIGDVIIPVVAINSRGILDFPDRIEVPATATKIPSLKTIFVRNVGTVPAAFTLYTDNPCFWIEPSKGRIEEEESLQFIVHFLSNKAGDFEANLFLEYDTGEKLRIDLQSSAENCHVRIDRGSIRLEETFLGLSRSKTLLIHNRSNYIVKYKWMLFESVEADNERKEHYHKLFQLIYENELPRCVNLDYYTVCTPDIHKLIYQRIYTDQLESLVKETFEYKNMFFILSPIEAEIWPQSSIEVTVYFRAVEIGEITSTAYLEVTGREERIPITLYGTGKGPILQLNVLTIDLNNIYMCSVHNYEIIAGNKGHICGTLIYKEKRTDFGGTINVTPPSLTLKPEELKSFNLSFSSNHKGDFVERVDFVVKETLEVLSLHIKGCIICPTLHFDKESLDFGTTALGFSTRQDVYLHNLALIPVAFTLTVLNDGDEMALTHEDFARSQTKPSFPSNPREFEVSPEEGVVASNDSMRIKVIYTANIARVGHTMIQVDMWDSGSHPVLLPITFCGKVTPLTIVPQDITVRFCFLNYPYSRSIDITNNSDIDGYFYFIQEQVTEDVTMICSFSKYQGYVKSHKSSTIDVTIMMKDLGIYTLTLK is encoded by the exons ATGGAGAAGAAGACCAAAGAAGGAATGGAGGaggaaatgaagaagaaaataatagatcaTCTCCATGAATTTAATATGACGCAGatcattaattgttttttacgcgatttaaataaatactacaCGAAAGAGGAGGACAAAGAGgag ATCATTGGCCGTCCATCGGAATACGTGAAACAAATGTTAATGACGACCGAGGAGAGGACGCAATACGTTATAAAATGGAGGCACAAGCTCAGATTACCCTTCTGCATCAATGGAGAGCATTACCACTTCCACATCAGCCCCGTCATCGTCGTATTTCAACAATTCACCCCTGGCGTGTACTTGAGCGTGATGGTGACGATTCGAAACGTGACGTCG gtatcgAGATACGTGAAAAACATCTACGAGATCAATCCTTTCTTCGCCGTGGACTTTTGTGGTAACAATTTCTCGACGATGCTCGCGCCTGGTCTCTCCGTTACTTACAGAGTGAAATTCATGcccgagagaaaggaagattaTCATTATCAGTTAAAATTCGCGACAGATATAGGAGACGTGATCATACCGGTCGTAg CGATCAATTCGAGAGGGATCTTGGATTTTCCCGATCGTATCGAGGTACCGGCTACAGCGACCAAGATCCCCTCTTTGAAAACGATATTTGTGCGCAATGTGGGGACTGTCCCAGCTGCTTTCACCCTTTATACCGACAA CCCTTGCTTTTGGATCGAGCCGTCGAAGGGGAGAatagaagaggaggaatcgcTTCAATTTATCGTACACTTTCTGTCAAACAAGGCTGGAGATTTCGAGGCGAACCTGTTCCTCGAATACGACACCG GTGAAAAGTTGCGCATCGATCTGCAGAGTTCGGCCGAAAATTGTCACGTTCGAATCGACAGGGGCTCCATCAGATTGGAGGAGACGTTCTTGGGCCTGTCGAGGAGCAAGACCCTGTTGATCCACAACAGAAGCAATTACATCGTCAAGTATAAGTGGATGCTTTTCGAGAGCGTCGAGGCGGACAACGAGCGAAAAGAACA TTACCACAAATTGTTCCAATTGATTTACGAGAACGAGCTCCCCCGTTGCGTCAACCTCGATTATTACACCGTGTGTACACCTGATATCCATAAACTGATTTATCAACGTATCTACACGGATCAGCTCGAGTCGCTGGTGAAAGAAACGTTCGAGTATAAAAACATGTTTTTCATTCTCTCACCCATA GAGGCAGAAATTTGGCCGCAATCGTCCATCGAGGTGACAGTCTACTTTCGCGCGGTGGAGATCGGTGAAATAACGAGCACCGCTTATCTAGAGGTAACTGGTCGCGAAGAAAGGATACCAATTAc TCTTTATGGAACAGGGAAAGGGCCGATTTTACAGTTGAACGTTCTCACGATCGATTTGAACAACATCTACATGTGTTCCGTGCACAATTACGAG ATAATAGCGGGGAACAAAGGGCACATTTGCGGGACGCTGATTTACAAGGAAAAGCGAACCGATTTCGGTGGCACGATCAACGTGACACCCCCCAGCCTCACGCTCAAGCCGGAGGAGCTCAAATCCTTCAATTTGTCGTTTTCCTCGAATCATAAGGGTGATTTCGTGGAGAGGGTCGATTTCGTGGTGAAAGAGACCCTCGAGGTGCTCAGCTTGCATATCAA GGGTTGCATCATATGCCCGACTTTGCACTTCGACAAGGAGAGCCTCGATTTCGGGACGACTGCCCTCG GTTTCAGTACGAGGCAAGACGTATATTTGCACAATCTAGCCCTGATACCGGTTGCCTTCACCTTAACCGTGCTGAACGACGGGGACGAAATGGCACTGACGCACGAAGATTTCGCGAGAAGTCAAACGAAGCCGTCCTTCCCGAGCAACCCCCGAGAATTCGAGGTCTCGCCCGAGGAAGGGGTTGTAGCTTCCAACGATTCCATGAGAATCAAG GTGATTTACACGGCTAATATCGCGCGCGTCGGTCACACGATGATTCAAGTCGACATGTGGGACTCCGGCTCGCACCCCGTCCTCTTGCCGATCACGTTCTGCGGCAAAGTGACCCCATTGACGATCGTTCCCCAGGACATCACGGTCCGATTCTGCTTCCTCAATTATCCCTATTCGAGATCCATCGACATTACCAACAATTCGGACATAGACGGATACTTTTACTTCATACAGGAACAA GTCACGGAGGACGTAACTATGATATGCTCGTTCTCCAAGTATCAAGGATACGTGAAATCTCATAAGTCGAGTACAATCGATGTCACTATTATGATGAAGGATTTAGGCATTTACACACTCACGTTaaagtaa
- the LOC107992580 gene encoding keratin-associated protein 16-1-like — protein MDCGYRNYMDEMLQILNEIECRQPEPEICNVRCPPFGCPRGPCPGICCYQGLCDACSTSKMPCDPPPPQPPKCRAPPVCCLRNYARAVGYPPESPLSPVSARLRSKYCMEILANICRPPYCTTVPICPSPCSTVPTSNCPYPCY, from the exons aTGGATTGTGGGTATCGCAATTACATGGACGAGATGCTCCAGATACTTAACGAAATCGAATGCAG ACAACCAGAACCGGAAATATGCAACGTCAGATGCCCACCGTTCGGCTGTCCACGAGGGCCTTGTCCAGGGATATGTTGCTATCAAGGCTTGTGCGATGCTTGCTCCACGTCGAAAATGCCCTGTGATCCACCACCCCCTCAGCCACCCAAGTGTCGGGCACCGCCCGTATGTTGCCTAAGAAATTACGCCAGGGCGGTCGGCTATCCTCCAGaatctcccctctcccctgtCAGCGCCCGATTGCGTTCCAAATATTGCATGGAAATATTGGCAAATATCTGTCGTCCCCCATACTGTACCACTGTGCCAATTTGTCCGTCACCCTGTTCCACAGTCCCGACCTCCAACTGCCCTTATCCGTgctattga